A single genomic interval of Sceloporus undulatus isolate JIND9_A2432 ecotype Alabama chromosome 2, SceUnd_v1.1, whole genome shotgun sequence harbors:
- the LOC121922999 gene encoding zinc finger protein 420-like, translated as MRVHMGKKPYECMDCGESFRFRNQLILHHRIHTGEKPYKCMECGKSFSENGKLYVHQRTHTGEKPYKCMECGKSFSQSGHLHSHHKIHTGEQPYKCMECGKSFSQSGNLNIHQRTHTGEKPYKCMECGKSYSQHGHLRLHLRTHTGEKPYECMECGKSFTRKDLLTLHKKIHTGEQPYKCLECGKRFRLLGQLNLHRRTHTGEKPYKCIVCGKNFRDSGRLNSHKRTHTGEKPYECMTCGKSFIRNDILSSHQRTHTGEKPYKCLECGKSFSDNGKLHSHQRTHTEENPYKCMECGKVFSYSRSLHVHQRTHTGEKPFQCKECGRSFSNNGKLRSHQRTHTGEKPYKCLECGKSFSQSGHLNVHQRTHTEEKLYKCMECGKDFSYSGSLHSHQRTHTGEKPYKCMECGKSFSRSDSLHSHQRTHTGEKP; from the coding sequence ATGAGAGTTCACATGGGGAAGAAACCCTATGAATGCATGGACTGTGGGGAAAGTTTCAGGTTTAGAAATCAACTTATTTTGCATCatagaatccacacaggagagaaaccgtataaatgcatggaatgtggaaagagcttcagtgagAATGGAAAACTGTAtgtacatcaaagaacccacacaggtgagaagccatacaagtgcatggaatgtgggaagagcttcagtcagagtggacatCTACATTCACACCATAAAATTCACACAGGGGAGcagccctataaatgcatggaatgtgggaagagctttagtcagagtggaaatctaaatatacatcaaagaacccacacaggtgagaagccatacaagtgcatggaatgtgggaagagctacAGTCAACATGGACATCTACGTTTACATCTAAGaacacacacaggggagaagccatatgaATGCATGGAATGCGGAAAAAGTTTCACAAGGAAAGACCTTCTTACTTTACATAAAAAAATTCACACAGGGGAGCAGCCCtataaatgcctggaatgtggaaagcgTTTCAGACTCCTTGGACAATTAAATTTGCATCGAAGaacacacacaggggagaaaccatataaatgcatagtTTGTGGAAAGAACTTCCGTGACAGTGGGCGCCTTAATTCACataaaagaacccacacaggggagaagccatatgaATGCATGacatgtggaaagagtttcataAGGAACGATATTCTtagttcacatcaaagaacccacacaggggagaaaccgtataaatgcctggaatgtggaaagagcttctctGACAATGGAAAACTACATTctcatcaaagaactcacacagagGAGAATCcgtataaatgcatggaatgtggaaaggtCTTCAGTTATAGCAGGAGTCTACAtgtacatcaaagaacccacacaggagagaaaccattccaATGCAAGGAATGTGGAAGGAGCTTCTCTAACAATGGAAAACTACGTTctcatcaaagaactcacacaggggagaaaccatataaatgcctggaatgtggaaagagctttagtCAAAGTGGACATCTAAATGTACATCAGAGGacacacacagaggagaaactgtataaatgcatggaatgtggaaaggacTTCAGTTATAGCGGGAGTCTACATTcccatcaaagaacccacacaggagagaaaccatataaatgtatggaatgtgggaagagcttcagtcggagTGATAGTCTACATTcccatcaaagaacccacacaggagagaaaccataa